From Diaminobutyricibacter sp. McL0608, one genomic window encodes:
- a CDS encoding sensor histidine kinase translates to MDVRGLVERIQYDDEAIEPRATIADLAGLVSHMRSVGMDAVLDIQGTGELSASHELTVYRIVQESLTNALKYGGPGVAVRVSLAWEENDVKVTVSSVTQANANPSAVAMGAGVGIQGMKERARLAGGWLTTERSGDDEFVVSASIPADAHPRMTAGAGLER, encoded by the coding sequence ATGGATGTTCGGGGCCTCGTCGAGCGCATCCAGTACGACGACGAGGCGATCGAGCCACGCGCGACGATAGCGGATCTCGCGGGACTCGTCAGCCACATGCGTTCGGTCGGCATGGATGCGGTCCTGGACATCCAGGGGACCGGGGAATTGAGCGCATCCCACGAGCTCACCGTGTACCGGATCGTGCAGGAGAGTCTGACGAACGCACTCAAATACGGCGGACCGGGCGTCGCGGTGAGAGTGTCGCTGGCTTGGGAGGAGAACGATGTGAAGGTTACGGTCTCATCGGTGACCCAGGCCAACGCCAACCCGTCGGCTGTCGCAATGGGTGCCGGAGTCGGGATTCAGGGGATGAAGGAGCGGGCGCGGCTGGCTGGGGGATGGCTGACCACCGAACGGTCCGGGGACGACGAATTCGTGGTGTCCGCCTCGATTCCGGCCGACGCGCATCCGCGGATGACCGCCGGCGCAGGACTCGAGCGATGA
- a CDS encoding response regulator transcription factor, with the protein MTASPIRVVIVDDQPLFASGMQMLIEAQPDLECVGIAANGEESLALVERARPDIVLMDLRMPVLNGIEATRRILDGRGTAETPRVIVLTTIQKDEAVYSALRVGASAFLTKDATPDDVLATIRATHRGQSTVTDAAAVGLIRQFGSEDQRHDSLHERLSAREREVMLAVADGCTNSQIATRAHLSEATVKTHVRAVLSKLDLRSRVHIVIYVYENGLIPTQTTSVRRGL; encoded by the coding sequence ATGACCGCGTCTCCGATTCGTGTCGTGATCGTCGACGACCAGCCGCTGTTCGCCTCCGGAATGCAGATGCTCATCGAAGCCCAGCCCGACCTCGAATGCGTCGGGATCGCGGCGAACGGTGAGGAGAGCCTCGCGCTCGTCGAGCGCGCGCGGCCCGACATCGTTCTGATGGACCTGCGGATGCCCGTGCTCAACGGCATCGAAGCCACGCGGCGCATTCTGGATGGTCGGGGGACCGCCGAGACGCCGCGGGTGATCGTGCTCACGACCATCCAGAAGGACGAAGCCGTGTACAGCGCGTTGCGGGTGGGCGCCTCGGCGTTCCTCACCAAAGACGCGACTCCGGACGACGTGCTCGCCACGATCCGCGCGACCCATCGCGGGCAGTCGACGGTGACCGACGCGGCCGCCGTGGGGCTCATCCGCCAGTTCGGTTCCGAAGACCAGCGACACGATTCGCTTCACGAGCGACTGAGCGCACGCGAACGCGAAGTCATGCTGGCAGTCGCCGACGGATGTACGAACTCCCAGATCGCGACCCGCGCCCACCTCAGCGAGGCCACAGTGAAAACCCACGTGCGTGCGGTGCTCAGCAAATTGGACCTCCGGAGCCGCGTGCACATCG
- a CDS encoding GmrSD restriction endonuclease domain-containing protein translates to MPTELIPTAPAPTELISTPPVLTSERPTTNPARNPFVVWVRSFSVFSWILLGLVVFLTLVFMTSAGFGSGLLFIGLIALLTGFYVFITGRRSWVRIAGRSLGAFVLVAGLVLTIVGSVMAGQAHPKSEADAHPVRSKASSSPSPTPTPTVDPAAEPDAPDNVEAAGDKATVQVVNSSVTKTSALTLLATLPIKGSAPKTGYDRVGDFGTAWLDVDRNGCDTRNDILSRDLHPTTKSGVCKVLSGTLNDPYTGRTIYFVRGTTTSLAVQIDHVVALMDAWETGAQQLTQAQRVTLANDPMNLYAVDGPTNEQKSDGDAATWLPPSKDFRCTYVAHQVSVKATYGLWVTQAEHDAIERVLSACPNEPAVTSVFAPAPAPSPKPAPAPAPAPAPAPAPAPAPAPAPAPAPAPAPGVYYANCAAVRAAGAAPLHVGQPGYSRKLDRDGDGVACE, encoded by the coding sequence AGCACCCCGCCTGTGCTGACGTCCGAACGTCCGACGACGAACCCCGCCCGGAACCCGTTTGTGGTGTGGGTGCGGTCGTTCAGCGTGTTCAGTTGGATTCTTCTCGGGCTGGTCGTGTTCCTGACGCTTGTCTTCATGACGTCTGCAGGGTTCGGGAGCGGGCTCTTGTTCATCGGGTTGATCGCGCTGCTGACCGGGTTCTACGTGTTCATCACTGGCAGGCGCAGTTGGGTGCGAATCGCAGGTCGCTCCCTCGGCGCTTTCGTTCTCGTCGCCGGGCTTGTCCTCACAATTGTTGGAAGTGTGATGGCGGGTCAGGCGCACCCGAAGAGCGAGGCGGATGCACATCCCGTCAGGTCGAAAGCGAGTTCATCGCCTTCCCCGACGCCGACTCCGACAGTGGATCCAGCCGCAGAACCGGATGCTCCTGACAACGTCGAGGCGGCCGGGGACAAGGCGACGGTTCAGGTCGTGAATTCTTCGGTCACGAAGACGTCTGCCCTTACTCTCCTCGCGACCCTACCGATCAAAGGTTCGGCGCCGAAGACCGGATACGACCGTGTCGGGGACTTCGGGACGGCCTGGCTCGATGTCGACCGGAACGGATGCGATACCCGCAACGACATCCTCTCCCGCGACCTGCATCCGACGACGAAGTCTGGCGTCTGCAAGGTGCTTTCCGGCACGCTGAATGATCCGTACACAGGGCGGACGATCTACTTCGTTCGCGGGACGACGACATCCCTAGCCGTTCAGATCGATCACGTCGTGGCGCTCATGGATGCGTGGGAGACCGGTGCTCAGCAGCTCACCCAGGCCCAGCGGGTCACGCTCGCGAACGACCCCATGAACCTGTACGCGGTCGACGGGCCCACGAACGAGCAGAAGAGCGACGGCGACGCCGCGACATGGCTGCCGCCGAGCAAGGATTTCCGCTGCACCTACGTCGCGCACCAGGTTTCCGTGAAGGCGACGTATGGACTCTGGGTGACGCAGGCGGAGCACGATGCCATCGAACGTGTTCTGTCGGCCTGCCCGAACGAGCCTGCCGTGACCTCGGTATTTGCTCCCGCGCCTGCGCCTAGCCCCAAGCCGGCTCCGGCCCCTGCGCCGGCACCCGCTCCCGCTCCTGCCCCCGCTCCTGCGCCGGCACCCGCGCCTGCCCCCGCTCCGGCACCCGCTCCTGGCGTCTATTACGCGAACTGCGCTGCAGTCCGAGCGGCCGGGGCCGCACCCTTGCACGTCGGCCAGCCAGGCTATTCGCGCAAACTCGACCGTGACGGCGATGGAGTCGCCTGCGAATAG